One part of the Streptomyces ferrugineus genome encodes these proteins:
- a CDS encoding ATP-binding protein: MELATPPPAARPPVAWYSWWLMPLALGGGTVAATFMSSERITAAVAGVAATTAGSVCVRLLLRTRAQLRRAESDFRASQAEHSQQWQQHVAGLERKFSADRAALEGRLAEQSGAYEAQLAEQGRAYEERLAEESGSYEERIAAQAKSYEAQLADQAEVWQEQLTHQLSAVARLADEQLPDALRRLREGEAIDDVLPTVNQCAKVSAELQANLRKVLRTSLIGVEEEFNRSTSAEQAVVGIGNRIHVLTSKLRGRLHDLQGEHGRLPAVARGLMELDQAIGPADCLAASISVLGGSDRPGRQWQEPQRLLSVVRGGIGRIKDFHRIDVRHLPELGVDGGLVDHLTLIFAHLLDNAARYSPPTEPVLVSGKEVPNGVGIEIQDSGKGLNEEKKRDAEHALAGTAPGAGLGGISEDANIGLRVVGILARRYGIRVTFADSPWLGTSVVVVVPHKYFSPLPAAASATSAPAAPTAPADTAAPAREPVVVETAPADTADAVDTTPGGLPRRRSKRHEGARHEPAERPEQSEETTSVAAVPPDASFAGLAAFATAGREAGEDEAPADGRESTEQHRTEESD, from the coding sequence ATGGAACTCGCCACACCGCCGCCGGCGGCGCGGCCCCCTGTCGCCTGGTACAGCTGGTGGCTCATGCCACTGGCTTTAGGAGGTGGGACCGTTGCCGCCACGTTCATGAGCTCGGAGCGAATAACCGCCGCCGTCGCCGGTGTCGCGGCCACCACCGCCGGCTCCGTGTGCGTACGCCTCCTGCTCCGCACCCGGGCGCAGTTGCGCCGGGCCGAGAGCGACTTCCGCGCCTCGCAGGCCGAGCACTCCCAGCAGTGGCAGCAGCACGTGGCGGGCCTGGAGCGGAAGTTCAGCGCCGACCGCGCCGCCCTGGAGGGCCGCCTCGCCGAGCAGTCCGGCGCCTATGAGGCCCAACTGGCCGAGCAGGGCCGCGCGTACGAGGAGCGTCTCGCCGAGGAGAGCGGCTCCTACGAGGAGCGCATCGCCGCGCAGGCCAAGTCCTACGAGGCCCAGCTCGCCGACCAGGCCGAGGTCTGGCAGGAGCAGCTCACCCACCAACTGTCCGCCGTCGCCCGGCTCGCCGACGAGCAGCTCCCCGACGCGCTGCGCCGACTGCGCGAGGGCGAGGCCATCGACGACGTCCTGCCGACCGTCAACCAGTGCGCCAAGGTCAGCGCCGAACTCCAGGCCAACCTGCGCAAGGTGCTGCGCACCTCGCTGATCGGGGTCGAGGAGGAGTTCAACCGCTCCACCTCCGCCGAGCAGGCCGTGGTCGGCATCGGCAACCGTATCCACGTCCTGACCAGCAAGCTCCGCGGCCGACTGCACGATCTCCAGGGCGAGCACGGCCGGCTGCCCGCCGTCGCCCGTGGCCTGATGGAGCTCGACCAGGCGATCGGCCCCGCCGACTGTCTGGCCGCCAGCATCAGCGTCCTCGGCGGCTCGGACCGCCCCGGCCGCCAGTGGCAGGAGCCGCAGCGCCTGCTCAGCGTGGTCCGCGGCGGCATCGGCCGGATCAAGGACTTCCACCGGATCGACGTACGCCATCTGCCCGAACTCGGCGTCGACGGCGGCCTGGTGGACCATCTGACGCTGATCTTCGCCCACCTCCTCGACAACGCCGCCCGCTACTCGCCGCCCACCGAGCCGGTGCTCGTCTCCGGCAAGGAGGTCCCGAACGGCGTCGGCATCGAGATCCAGGACTCCGGCAAGGGCCTGAACGAGGAGAAGAAGCGCGATGCCGAGCACGCCCTGGCCGGCACCGCGCCCGGCGCGGGTCTCGGTGGCATCTCGGAGGACGCGAACATCGGTCTGCGCGTCGTCGGCATCCTGGCCCGCCGGTACGGCATCCGCGTCACCTTCGCGGACTCGCCGTGGCTCGGCACCTCGGTGGTGGTAGTGGTCCCGCACAAGTACTTCAGCCCGCTGCCCGCGGCCGCCTCCGCCACGTCGGCGCCGGCCGCCCCGACGGCACCGGCCGACACCGCCGCACCGGCCCGCGAGCCGGTCGTCGTCGAGACGGCCCCGGCCGACACCGCCGACGCCGTGGACACCACGCCCGGTGGCCTGCCCCGGCGCCGCAGCAAGCGGCACGAGGGGGCGCGCCACGAGCCGGCCGAGCGCCCGGAGCAGAGCGAGGAGACGACGTCCGTCGCCGCCGTTCCGCCCGACGCGTCCTTCGCCGGCCTGGCCGCCTTCGCCACCGCGGGCCGCGAGGCCGGCGAGGACGAGGCGCCGGCCGATGGCCGCGAGTCCACCGAGCAGCACCGCACCGAAGAGAGCGACTAG
- a CDS encoding roadblock/LC7 domain-containing protein codes for MTQQGTDVSWALRDLVESIQEINFALVASSDGKAITAYGAEDPDDVDRFAAVVAGLQALAQPVAEQFPKYAGQLRLAMIEVDGGHLFVVRAGVETYLGVLAREGLDQGLLGHQMRDLARRMGELLGTTPRLEEHSG; via the coding sequence ATGACGCAGCAGGGAACCGACGTGAGCTGGGCGCTCCGCGACCTGGTGGAGAGCATTCAGGAGATCAACTTCGCCCTCGTGGCCTCCAGTGACGGCAAGGCCATCACCGCCTACGGTGCCGAGGACCCCGACGACGTGGACCGCTTCGCCGCCGTGGTGGCCGGACTGCAGGCGCTGGCCCAGCCGGTCGCCGAGCAGTTCCCCAAGTACGCGGGGCAGCTCAGGCTGGCGATGATCGAGGTCGACGGCGGCCACCTCTTCGTCGTGCGCGCCGGGGTGGAGACCTATCTCGGCGTCCTCGCCCGGGAAGGCCTCGACCAGGGCCTGCTCGGCCATCAGATGAGGGACCTGGCGCGCAGGATGGGCGAGTTGCTCGGCACCACTCCGCGCCTGGAGGAGCACTCTGGATGA
- a CDS encoding DUF742 domain-containing protein, with translation MSAPRRPTDPSGLERYYVLTRGRSGPGGSASSLDVATLIVSRTAPVPGMQHEYEEILRRCRDPLSVAELGAHLGLPFNILAVLLTDLLEAGRVQARDPIPAQAAGRGPDLALLEEVLSGLERL, from the coding sequence ATGAGTGCTCCCCGCCGGCCCACGGACCCGTCCGGTCTCGAGCGCTACTACGTCCTCACCCGGGGGCGCAGCGGACCGGGCGGTTCGGCGTCGAGCCTCGACGTGGCGACCCTCATCGTCTCCCGCACCGCCCCGGTACCGGGGATGCAGCACGAGTACGAGGAGATCCTCCGGCGCTGCCGCGATCCGCTGTCGGTGGCCGAACTCGGCGCCCACCTCGGATTGCCCTTCAACATTCTCGCGGTGCTCCTGACGGATCTGCTGGAGGCAGGCCGTGTCCAAGCCCGTGATCCCATCCCGGCGCAGGCCGCCGGGCGCGGGCCCGACCTCGCGCTCCTTGAGGAGGTACTCAGTGGACTTGAAAGGCTTTGA
- a CDS encoding GTP-binding protein, with protein sequence MDLKGFDQPGGPGAGGTRSVKVMIAGGFGTGKTTMVRSVSDIKPLTTEETLTQASAGVDHLIGVTDKTETTVSLDFGKISLNESLMLYLFGTPGQERFWFLWNGLFKGALGAVVLVDTRRLASSFRAIEEMERQNVPFVVALNVFPDSKDYPVEEIRDALDISAHIPVVACDARDRASSRDVLVALIRHLQERSAVALESR encoded by the coding sequence GTGGACTTGAAAGGCTTTGACCAGCCCGGCGGGCCCGGTGCCGGGGGCACCCGCTCGGTGAAGGTGATGATCGCCGGCGGATTCGGTACCGGGAAGACCACCATGGTCCGCTCGGTCAGCGACATCAAGCCGCTCACCACCGAGGAGACCCTCACCCAGGCCAGCGCCGGCGTCGACCACCTCATCGGCGTCACCGACAAGACGGAGACCACCGTCAGCCTGGACTTCGGCAAGATCAGCCTCAACGAGAGCCTGATGCTGTACCTGTTCGGCACCCCCGGCCAGGAGCGCTTCTGGTTCCTGTGGAACGGCCTGTTCAAGGGCGCGCTCGGCGCGGTCGTGCTGGTGGACACCCGCCGCCTCGCCTCCAGCTTCCGGGCGATCGAGGAGATGGAGCGGCAGAACGTGCCGTTCGTCGTCGCGCTGAACGTCTTCCCCGACTCCAAGGACTATCCGGTCGAGGAGATCCGGGACGCGCTGGACATCTCCGCGCACATCCCGGTCGTGGCCTGCGACGCCCGCGACCGGGCCTCCAGCCGTGACGTACTCGTCGCGCTGATCCGTCATCTTCAGGAACGCTCGGCCGTCGCACTGGAGTCCCGATGA
- a CDS encoding cytochrome P450 codes for MNAQPLNDPEAPRGCPFGHGTEVTRLFGPEAATDPGGIYERLRKEHGSVAPVLLEGDVPAWLLLGYRDNRRVLDNPRQFSRDARIWRDWREGRIADDSPLVPMVAWRPDCVSQDGEPHRRLRGAVTDGLQAAADRGVRRHATHFAHKQIDAFADAGRADLVADYAEYLPMLVLTRILGLPQGEGRQLVESSAQVFKGGEDAIAHNDRIMQILGELAERKRAEPGSDFATALLEHEAGLDEDEVVSHLRLVLIAAHTTTSNLLARVLQKILTDASRLSGLVSGELTVSAVVEEIMWNTPPLAVLPGRFATADLELGGHQIQEGDLLVMGLAAGNVDPEVRPDGVSVQGNGSHLAFSSGPHECPGQGIGLAIIEVAVDVLLHRLPGLRLAVPAEELSSTASTWESRLDTLPVEFSV; via the coding sequence ATGAACGCCCAGCCCTTAAACGATCCCGAAGCGCCCCGCGGTTGCCCCTTCGGCCACGGGACCGAGGTCACCCGGCTGTTCGGGCCGGAGGCGGCGACCGACCCGGGCGGTATCTACGAGCGGCTGCGCAAGGAGCACGGCTCCGTGGCCCCGGTGCTGCTGGAGGGCGACGTCCCGGCCTGGCTCCTCCTGGGCTACCGCGACAACCGGCGGGTGCTGGACAACCCCCGCCAGTTCAGTCGGGACGCGCGGATCTGGCGGGACTGGCGGGAGGGCCGCATAGCGGACGACTCCCCGCTGGTCCCGATGGTCGCGTGGCGCCCGGACTGTGTGTCCCAGGACGGCGAACCGCACCGTCGACTGCGTGGCGCGGTCACCGACGGGCTCCAGGCCGCCGCCGACCGGGGGGTCCGGCGGCACGCCACGCACTTCGCCCACAAGCAGATCGACGCCTTCGCCGACGCCGGGCGCGCCGACCTGGTGGCCGACTACGCCGAGTATCTGCCGATGCTCGTCCTCACCCGTATCCTCGGGCTGCCGCAGGGGGAGGGGCGGCAACTCGTCGAGTCCTCCGCCCAGGTGTTCAAGGGTGGCGAGGACGCGATCGCGCACAACGACCGCATCATGCAGATCCTCGGCGAACTCGCCGAGCGCAAGCGGGCCGAACCCGGTTCCGACTTCGCCACGGCGCTGCTGGAGCACGAAGCCGGGCTCGACGAGGACGAGGTGGTCAGCCATCTGCGTCTGGTGCTGATCGCCGCGCACACCACGACCAGCAACCTGCTGGCCCGCGTCCTGCAGAAGATCCTCACCGACGCCTCCCGGCTCTCCGGCCTCGTCAGCGGCGAGCTGACCGTCTCCGCCGTGGTGGAGGAGATCATGTGGAACACCCCGCCGCTCGCGGTCCTGCCGGGGCGGTTCGCCACCGCCGACCTGGAGTTGGGCGGCCACCAGATCCAGGAGGGCGACCTGCTCGTCATGGGCCTCGCGGCGGGCAACGTCGACCCCGAGGTCCGGCCGGACGGGGTGTCCGTCCAGGGCAACGGCTCGCACCTGGCCTTCAGCTCCGGTCCGCACGAGTGCCCCGGGCAGGGCATCGGCCTGGCCATCATCGAGGTCGCCGTGGACGTCCTGCTGCACCGGCTGCCGGGGCTGCGCCTGGCCGTGCCGGCGGAGGAGCTCAGCTCGACGGCGTCCACGTGGGAGTCCCGGCTGGACACCCTGCCGGTCGAGTTCTCCGTCTGA
- a CDS encoding amidohydrolase, with amino-acid sequence MHADLLLTGGPVLTPEGRTATAVAVTGDRITAVGRQEVHELAGPRTEVVDLAGRLLLPGFQDAHVHPVPAGLELAQCDLTGARTADETLAAVRAYADAHPEREWITGGGWSMEAFAGGTPTRELLDAVVPDRPVYLPNRDHHGAWVNSRALALAGITRDTPDPADGRIDRDGSGEPSGTLQEGAMRLVGRLTPPATRADRVAALLHAQRHLHALGITAWQDALVGEFLGMDDPSEAYLAAARDGSLTARVVGALWWDRERGAEQIPELVERRAASSHGRFRAGSVKLMLDGVAETGTAALLEPYLDQCGCATANRGTSFLDPEQLPKYVTELDALGFQCHFHALGDRAVRDALDAIEAARDANGPSDTRPHLAHLQVVQPADVPRFARLGAVANIQPLWAAHEPQMDELTIPFLGPERAAWQYPFGALLRSGARLAAGSDWPVSSPDPLHGIHVAVNRVAPGGGDTPVFLPGERIGLAEAFAAYTAGSAYVNHLDDTGVVRAGALADLVVLDRDPFDGPAEAISDTRVAQTYVGGARVYAAQEA; translated from the coding sequence ATGCACGCAGACCTTCTCCTCACCGGCGGCCCCGTCCTCACCCCCGAGGGCCGCACCGCGACCGCCGTGGCCGTCACCGGCGACCGCATCACGGCCGTAGGGCGTCAGGAGGTGCACGAACTCGCCGGGCCGCGGACCGAGGTGGTGGACCTCGCCGGGCGGCTGCTGCTGCCCGGGTTCCAGGACGCGCACGTGCATCCGGTGCCGGCCGGCCTGGAGCTCGCCCAGTGCGACCTGACCGGTGCGCGGACGGCGGACGAGACCCTCGCGGCGGTGCGGGCGTACGCCGACGCGCACCCCGAACGGGAGTGGATCACCGGTGGCGGCTGGTCGATGGAGGCCTTCGCGGGCGGTACGCCGACGAGGGAGCTGCTGGACGCGGTGGTGCCCGACCGGCCGGTGTATCTGCCCAACCGTGACCATCACGGCGCCTGGGTCAACAGCCGGGCCCTCGCGCTCGCCGGCATCACGCGCGACACGCCCGACCCGGCCGACGGGCGGATCGACCGGGACGGCTCCGGTGAGCCGAGCGGAACCTTGCAGGAGGGGGCGATGCGGCTCGTGGGACGGCTCACCCCGCCCGCCACTCGGGCCGACCGGGTGGCGGCCCTGCTGCACGCCCAGCGGCATCTGCACGCGCTCGGCATCACGGCCTGGCAGGACGCCCTGGTCGGGGAGTTCCTCGGCATGGACGACCCGTCCGAGGCGTATCTGGCGGCCGCGCGGGACGGCTCGCTCACCGCGCGTGTCGTCGGCGCGCTGTGGTGGGACCGCGAGCGCGGCGCCGAGCAGATTCCCGAACTGGTCGAGCGGCGGGCGGCGTCGAGCCACGGCCGGTTTCGCGCGGGCAGCGTCAAGCTGATGCTGGACGGCGTCGCCGAGACCGGCACGGCGGCGCTGCTGGAGCCGTACCTCGACCAGTGCGGCTGCGCCACGGCCAACCGGGGCACCAGCTTCCTCGACCCGGAGCAACTGCCCAAGTACGTGACCGAGTTGGACGCGCTCGGCTTCCAGTGCCACTTCCACGCGCTGGGCGACCGGGCCGTACGGGACGCGCTGGACGCGATCGAGGCCGCGCGGGACGCGAACGGACCGAGCGACACGCGGCCCCACCTGGCCCATCTCCAGGTCGTCCAGCCCGCCGACGTGCCGCGCTTCGCCCGGCTCGGGGCCGTCGCGAACATCCAGCCGCTGTGGGCCGCGCACGAACCGCAGATGGACGAGCTGACGATCCCCTTCCTGGGTCCCGAACGGGCCGCGTGGCAGTACCCGTTCGGCGCGCTGCTGCGCTCCGGCGCCCGGCTCGCGGCGGGCAGCGACTGGCCGGTGAGCAGCCCCGATCCGCTGCACGGCATCCATGTGGCGGTCAACCGGGTGGCGCCGGGCGGCGGCGACACGCCGGTGTTCCTGCCCGGTGAACGGATCGGACTCGCCGAGGCGTTCGCCGCCTACACGGCGGGCTCGGCGTATGTGAACCACCTCGACGACACGGGCGTGGTGCGGGCGGGGGCACTGGCGGATCTCGTCGTCCTCGACCGCGATCCGTTCGACGGGCCGGCGGAGGCGATCAGCGACACGCGGGTCGCGCAGACGTATGTGGGGGGCGCGCGAGTATACGCAGCTCAAGAGGCATAA
- a CDS encoding APC family permease: MSDQQPYIVDPPARPALRKSLGVLDGVAIAASSTAATTSIGIGLGVTAGVVGLHLPAIMLLAFLPVLGIAGAYSRLNKVEPNAGNGYVWVGRSLTPWLGFMVGWVNIVAVVAFLAYTTAVTGSALIQLAGDAGLHRVGGLALDPGSTAQTTAVGILVLVAVTLTAVTGIRTAARLQAGLLVFEYVVLLGFCGYGIVTGPHDFSLSWFDPFAIPSPTALAQGLLLSVFCYWGFESAFSVNEEVRDPRDASRAGLTTLFTMLGLFLLGSIAFQRVLSEEELVGHGAEGLAFFGERLASQPWAALPLIALMFSAVASLQAGVIPTARAMFAMSRDRTLGPVWSKVSPRYGTPAAGTVLIGALASVFAALALVIPRLADMIMATVSAVGIVVALSYALTALAAAVRFRALLREDLWQGVRAVVLPTLSAAALLGLGGYLGWSFYTSADHFEVSADNGWFLLFTPLAMIASGFVAAAWARWVRRSPYFHTGAGTDADAPQLLATSR, from the coding sequence ATGTCCGACCAGCAGCCCTACATCGTCGACCCTCCCGCGCGGCCCGCGCTGCGCAAGTCCCTCGGCGTCCTGGACGGTGTCGCCATCGCCGCGTCCAGCACGGCCGCGACCACCAGCATCGGCATCGGCCTCGGCGTCACCGCGGGCGTCGTCGGGCTGCATCTGCCGGCGATCATGCTGCTGGCGTTCCTGCCGGTCCTGGGCATCGCGGGCGCCTACTCCCGGCTCAACAAGGTCGAGCCGAACGCGGGCAACGGCTATGTGTGGGTGGGCCGTTCGCTCACCCCGTGGCTCGGCTTCATGGTGGGCTGGGTGAACATCGTGGCCGTGGTGGCGTTCCTCGCGTACACCACGGCGGTCACCGGCTCGGCCCTGATCCAGCTCGCGGGCGACGCCGGGCTGCACCGGGTGGGCGGCCTCGCGCTGGACCCGGGTTCGACCGCGCAGACGACGGCCGTCGGCATCCTGGTCCTGGTCGCGGTCACGCTCACCGCCGTGACCGGCATCCGCACCGCCGCGCGCCTCCAGGCCGGGCTGCTGGTCTTCGAGTACGTGGTCCTGCTGGGCTTTTGCGGATACGGCATCGTCACCGGCCCGCACGACTTCAGCCTGAGCTGGTTCGACCCGTTCGCGATCCCGTCGCCGACCGCGCTCGCCCAGGGCCTGCTGCTGTCGGTGTTCTGCTACTGGGGCTTCGAGTCCGCGTTCAGCGTCAACGAGGAGGTGCGCGACCCGCGCGACGCCTCCCGGGCCGGGCTCACCACCCTGTTCACCATGCTGGGACTGTTCCTGCTCGGCTCCATCGCCTTCCAACGCGTGCTGTCCGAGGAGGAGTTGGTCGGCCACGGCGCCGAGGGTCTGGCCTTCTTCGGCGAACGGCTCGCCTCCCAGCCGTGGGCGGCGCTGCCCCTGATCGCCCTGATGTTCTCGGCGGTCGCCTCACTGCAGGCCGGGGTGATTCCGACGGCCCGGGCGATGTTCGCGATGAGCCGGGACCGTACGCTCGGGCCGGTGTGGTCCAAGGTCAGCCCCCGGTACGGGACTCCGGCCGCCGGCACGGTGCTGATCGGGGCGCTGGCCTCGGTGTTCGCGGCGCTGGCGCTGGTCATCCCGCGGCTCGCCGACATGATCATGGCGACGGTGTCCGCCGTGGGCATCGTGGTCGCCCTGTCGTACGCGCTCACGGCGCTGGCGGCCGCCGTGCGGTTCCGGGCCCTGCTGCGCGAGGACCTGTGGCAGGGAGTGCGGGCGGTGGTGCTGCCCACGCTGAGCGCGGCCGCTCTGCTCGGCCTCGGCGGTTACCTCGGCTGGTCCTTCTACACCTCCGCCGACCACTTCGAAGTCAGCGCGGACAACGGGTGGTTCCTGCTCTTCACTCCCCTGGCGATGATCGCGTCCGGCTTCGTGGCCGCCGCGTGGGCCAGATGGGTGCGCAGGTCGCCGTACTTCCACACGGGTGCCGGCACCGACGCCGACGCGCCCCAGCTGCTCGCCACCTCCCGATGA
- a CDS encoding TetR/AcrR family transcriptional regulator codes for MSERVVPPAARQRRRPTKQGVVLSEELIVETALRLIEEHGADALSVRRLGRALGADPSSLYRYFRHTDDLMLAIADELIGRTLRTWRPTGDWRADLRDLGLRMHAGALAQPRAALLSSYRVTGRAHEIQAVETILGVLRGAGFPDAEAVRIYHAFVDQALAHGALDSASAAMPEAARAAEAAVWRSTYARLPADTHPNIAATARHLVADMPRSSYPAALDLLLGAAGARLAEIRSRTREPTAAAAGHVGERPYGPRPEGDRHNAPRRRPDPGAGLARG; via the coding sequence ATGAGCGAGCGCGTCGTCCCGCCCGCCGCCCGGCAGCGCAGGCGCCCCACCAAACAAGGCGTCGTCCTGTCCGAGGAACTGATCGTCGAGACCGCCCTCAGACTCATCGAGGAGCACGGCGCCGACGCCCTCTCGGTGCGCCGCCTCGGCCGTGCCCTCGGCGCCGACCCCAGTTCGCTGTACCGGTACTTCCGGCACACCGACGACCTGATGCTCGCCATCGCCGACGAACTGATCGGCCGCACCCTGCGCACCTGGCGTCCCACCGGCGACTGGCGTGCCGACCTGCGCGATCTCGGGCTGCGCATGCACGCGGGAGCCCTCGCGCAGCCCCGGGCGGCACTGCTCAGCTCGTACCGGGTGACGGGGCGGGCGCACGAGATCCAGGCCGTCGAGACGATCCTCGGCGTGCTGCGCGGGGCCGGGTTCCCGGACGCCGAGGCGGTGCGGATCTACCACGCCTTCGTCGACCAGGCCCTCGCCCACGGCGCCCTCGACTCGGCGAGCGCGGCGATGCCGGAGGCCGCGCGGGCGGCCGAGGCGGCGGTGTGGCGGTCGACGTACGCGCGGCTGCCGGCCGACACCCATCCGAACATCGCCGCCACGGCCCGCCATCTCGTGGCGGACATGCCACGCAGCTCCTACCCGGCGGCCCTGGACCTGCTGCTCGGCGCGGCCGGGGCCCGGCTGGCGGAAATCCGGTCCCGGACCCGGGAACCGACCGCCGCTGCTGCCGGCCACGTCGGCGAGCGGCCCTACGGGCCGCGACCCGAAGGCGACCGGCACAACGCGCCTCGGCGTCGGCCCGACCCGGGTGCAGGCCTGGCGCGAGGCTGA
- a CDS encoding VOC family protein, producing MPLVKAGFVVLDCAEPEKLAVFYTELLEGERTDVTANRIEIRGADGTRLAFRRDMNATPPSWPRPENSLQAHLDFAVEDLDAAERKIVGLGGRPVEAKEAPGPYEERGYADPSGHSFTLRRTVAATPKQG from the coding sequence ATGCCACTGGTGAAAGCGGGCTTCGTGGTGCTCGACTGCGCCGAGCCCGAGAAGCTCGCGGTGTTCTACACGGAACTGCTGGAAGGCGAGCGAACGGACGTCACCGCCAACCGCATCGAGATCAGGGGCGCCGACGGGACCCGGCTGGCGTTCCGCCGCGACATGAACGCGACCCCGCCGAGCTGGCCGCGCCCCGAGAACTCCCTCCAGGCCCACCTGGACTTCGCCGTCGAGGACCTGGACGCGGCGGAACGCAAGATCGTCGGCCTGGGCGGCCGCCCCGTCGAGGCGAAGGAAGCACCGGGCCCCTACGAGGAACGCGGCTACGCCGACCCGTCCGGCCACTCCTTCACCCTGCGGCGCACGGTTGCCGCGACACCGAAGCAGGGTTGA